A genome region from Mycobacterium florentinum includes the following:
- a CDS encoding MarR family transcriptional regulator has translation MSTENTVEASESLDVITDALLTASRLLVGISARSIGQVDENITIAQFRTLVILSNRGPVNLATLASLLGVQPSATGRMVDRLVAAGLIDRLPHPTSRRELIAALTTRGREVVRRVTAYRRAEIAAIVEKMPEAERHGLVRALTAFTAAGGEPDANLDIDL, from the coding sequence ATGTCCACGGAAAACACGGTGGAAGCCAGCGAGTCGCTGGACGTCATCACCGACGCATTGCTCACCGCTTCGCGGTTGCTGGTCGGCATCTCGGCCCGGTCGATCGGACAGGTCGACGAGAACATCACCATCGCGCAGTTCCGCACCCTGGTGATTTTGTCCAATCGCGGGCCGGTCAATCTGGCCACGCTGGCCAGTCTGCTGGGCGTGCAACCGTCGGCCACCGGACGTATGGTCGACCGACTCGTCGCCGCCGGCCTGATCGACCGTCTGCCGCACCCGACGTCGCGGCGCGAGTTGATCGCCGCCCTGACCACCCGGGGCCGCGAGGTGGTGCGTCGGGTCACCGCCTACCGTCGCGCCGAGATCGCCGCCATCGTGGAGAAGATGCCGGAGGCCGAACGCCACGGGCTGGTACGGGCCCTGACGGCCTTCACCGCGGCCGGCGGCGAGCCCGACGCCAACCTGGACATCGATCTGTAG
- a CDS encoding primosomal protein N', with protein sequence MLSVPHLDREFDYLVSAEQSDDAQPGVRVRVRFHGRLVDGFVLERRNDTDHVGKLGWLDRVVSPEPVLTPEILRLVDAVAARYAGTRPDVLRLAIPARHARVERESIAIPPPPVVAPVDPSSWAVYGRGEQFLAALAESRAARAVWQALPGEQWVDRFAEAAAQTVRTGRAALAIVPDQRDLDALWLAATARIDEDFVVALSAGLGPAARYRRWLAALRGKARLVIGTRSAVFAPLNDLGLVMVWSDADDSLAEPRAPYPHAREVAMLRAHQARCAALIGGYARTAEAHALVCSGWAHDIVATRQVVRSRTPRVVALDDTGYADERDPAARSARIPSIALRAARSALEAGAPVLVQVPRRGYVPSLACGRCRAIARCRHCTGPMSLQERGPGAVCRWCGRAEPALRCTRCGSDAVRAVVVGARRTAEELGRAFAGTQVITSSGDAIVAEVAAHPALVVATPGAEPRADGGYGAALLLDTWALLGRQDLRAAEDALWRWMSAGALVRARGDGGVVTVIAESSIPTVQSLIRWDPVGHADADLTARAEVGLPPSVHMAAIDGSTDAVTALLDEAALPDGAELLGPVDLPHGVRRPPGTPAGVPVVRMLVRVRREQGLQLAASLRRGVGVLSARQAHEPARVQIDPLQIG encoded by the coding sequence ATGCTGTCGGTGCCGCACCTGGATCGCGAGTTCGACTACCTGGTGTCGGCCGAGCAATCCGACGACGCCCAGCCCGGCGTGCGAGTGCGGGTCAGGTTCCACGGCCGCCTGGTCGACGGGTTCGTGCTGGAGCGCCGCAACGACACCGACCACGTCGGCAAGCTGGGCTGGCTCGATCGCGTCGTGTCTCCCGAGCCGGTGCTCACCCCCGAAATCCTCCGGCTCGTCGATGCCGTCGCGGCGCGTTACGCGGGGACCCGCCCGGACGTGTTGCGACTGGCCATCCCGGCCCGGCACGCCCGGGTGGAGCGGGAATCGATCGCGATCCCGCCACCGCCGGTGGTGGCGCCCGTCGACCCCTCCAGCTGGGCGGTGTACGGCCGCGGAGAGCAGTTCCTGGCCGCGCTCGCCGAATCGCGCGCCGCGCGTGCGGTGTGGCAGGCGCTGCCGGGCGAGCAGTGGGTGGACCGGTTCGCCGAGGCCGCCGCGCAAACGGTGCGCACCGGGCGCGCGGCGCTGGCGATCGTGCCCGATCAGCGAGATCTCGACGCGCTGTGGCTGGCCGCGACCGCGCGGATCGACGAGGACTTCGTGGTCGCGCTGTCGGCGGGCCTGGGGCCGGCCGCACGCTACCGGCGCTGGCTGGCGGCGCTGCGCGGCAAGGCGCGGCTGGTGATCGGCACGCGCAGCGCGGTTTTCGCGCCGCTGAACGACCTGGGGCTGGTCATGGTCTGGTCCGACGCCGACGACAGCCTGGCCGAGCCGCGGGCGCCCTACCCGCATGCCCGCGAGGTCGCGATGTTGCGTGCGCATCAGGCGCGGTGCGCCGCGCTGATCGGCGGCTACGCGCGCACCGCCGAGGCCCACGCCCTGGTTTGCAGCGGCTGGGCGCACGACATCGTCGCGACACGGCAGGTGGTGCGGTCCCGAACGCCGCGGGTGGTCGCGCTCGACGACACCGGCTACGCCGACGAACGCGACCCGGCGGCCCGCTCCGCGCGTATTCCGTCGATCGCGCTGCGCGCCGCTCGCTCGGCGCTGGAGGCCGGGGCGCCGGTGCTGGTCCAGGTGCCGCGCCGCGGCTACGTGCCGTCGCTGGCCTGCGGACGGTGCCGCGCGATAGCCCGGTGCCGGCATTGCACCGGGCCGATGTCGTTGCAGGAGCGCGGACCCGGGGCGGTGTGCCGGTGGTGTGGACGGGCCGAGCCGGCGCTGCGGTGCACGCGGTGCGGGTCGGATGCGGTGCGCGCGGTGGTGGTCGGGGCCCGGCGCACCGCCGAGGAGCTGGGCCGCGCCTTCGCCGGCACGCAGGTCATCACCTCGTCGGGCGACGCGATCGTGGCCGAGGTCGCCGCCCACCCGGCCCTGGTGGTCGCCACGCCGGGTGCCGAACCCCGCGCCGACGGCGGGTACGGCGCGGCGCTGCTGCTGGACACCTGGGCACTGCTGGGCCGTCAGGATCTGCGTGCCGCCGAGGACGCGCTATGGCGCTGGATGAGCGCCGGGGCGCTGGTGCGCGCCCGCGGCGACGGCGGTGTGGTGACGGTGATCGCCGAATCATCCATTCCCACAGTACAATCGCTGATCCGATGGGATCCCGTGGGTCATGCCGACGCCGACCTGACGGCGCGCGCCGAAGTCGGGCTGCCGCCGAGTGTGCACATGGCGGCCATCGACGGCAGCACCGACGCGGTGACGGCATTGCTGGACGAGGCGGCGCTGCCCGACGGGGCCGAACTGCTCGGCCCGGTCGACCTGCCGCACGGGGTGCGCCGCCCGCCGGGCACGCCGGCCGGCGTGCCGGTGGTCAGGATGCTGGTGCGGGTCCGTCGCGAACAGGGTCTTCAGTTGGCGGCCAGCCTGCGCCGCGGTGTCGGCGTGCTCAGCGCCCGGCAAGCTCACGAACCGGCACGGGTGCAGATCGACCCGCTGCAAATCGGTTAG
- a CDS encoding lysoplasmalogenase, producing the protein MQVPYAPRVMAGCWVAACWAGIAYGVFLTVIAVQSAPGTELTGHWILQPPFKALMALLLTVAAFAHPIVSERRWLMPAMLLSATGDWLLAIPWWTMSFVLGLAAFLCAHLCIMGALLPLVDKESVTRARIAVMAVLCVTAIALLVWFWPHLGEDNLTLPVTVYVVVLTAMACTAIAARLPTIWVPVGAVCFMASDAMIAISRFILGHQALAVPIWWLYAAALILITAGFFFGRDVAPGAGDNDREPAEG; encoded by the coding sequence ATGCAGGTACCGTACGCACCCCGCGTGATGGCTGGATGCTGGGTGGCGGCCTGCTGGGCGGGCATCGCCTACGGCGTGTTCCTGACCGTGATCGCGGTGCAATCGGCGCCGGGCACCGAACTCACCGGACATTGGATTCTGCAGCCGCCGTTCAAGGCCTTGATGGCGCTGCTGCTGACCGTCGCCGCGTTCGCGCATCCCATCGTCAGCGAGCGGCGCTGGCTGATGCCCGCGATGCTGCTGTCGGCGACCGGCGATTGGCTGCTGGCGATCCCGTGGTGGACCATGTCATTTGTCTTGGGGCTGGCCGCTTTTCTGTGCGCGCACCTGTGCATTATGGGCGCGCTGCTGCCGTTGGTGGACAAAGAGTCGGTGACCCGCGCGCGCATCGCGGTGATGGCGGTGCTGTGCGTGACGGCGATCGCATTGCTGGTGTGGTTCTGGCCGCATCTGGGTGAGGACAACTTGACGCTCCCGGTGACGGTCTACGTCGTGGTGCTGACCGCGATGGCGTGCACGGCGATAGCGGCACGGCTGCCGACGATTTGGGTGCCGGTGGGTGCGGTGTGCTTCATGGCCTCGGACGCGATGATCGCGATCAGCCGGTTCATCCTGGGCCACCAGGCGCTGGCGGTGCCGATCTGGTGGCTGTACGCCGCGGCCCTGATCCTGATCACGGCGGGATTCTTCTTCGGCCGTGACGTTGCCCCCGGCGCCGGTGACAATGACCGCGAGCCTGCCGAGGGCTGA
- a CDS encoding alpha/beta hydrolase — translation MPSFDKADEKPPIDPILLKVLDAVPFRLSTDDGIDAARQRFRDLPRRPLHPELRVEDRTIEGPGGVIPIRIYWPPTDSGDGTLPVVVYLHGGGFVLGDLDTHDGTARQHAVGADAIVVSVDYRLAPEHPYPAAVEDAWAATLWVVEHGAELGANPARLAVAGDSAGGNIAAAIAQQSRDEADRGAPPIVFQLLWYPSTLWDQSLPSFAENATAPILGTRAIAQFSRWYAGDVDLSNPPVRMAPGRAKDLTGLPAAYIGVAGYDPLRDDGIAYGKLLAAAGVPAEVHNAETMVHGYLGYAGVVPDATAGLDRGLAALRNALYR, via the coding sequence ATGCCCAGCTTTGACAAAGCCGACGAGAAACCTCCTATCGACCCCATTCTGCTGAAGGTACTCGACGCGGTTCCGTTCCGGCTATCCACCGACGACGGCATCGACGCTGCGCGCCAGCGGTTCCGCGATCTGCCGCGCCGGCCGCTGCATCCCGAACTGCGCGTCGAGGACCGCACCATCGAGGGCCCGGGCGGCGTCATCCCGATCAGAATCTATTGGCCGCCAACAGATTCCGGTGACGGCACGCTGCCCGTCGTGGTCTACCTGCACGGCGGCGGCTTCGTGCTCGGCGACCTGGACACGCACGACGGCACCGCCCGACAGCACGCGGTGGGCGCCGACGCGATCGTGGTGTCGGTCGACTACCGGTTGGCCCCCGAGCACCCGTATCCCGCGGCCGTCGAAGACGCTTGGGCCGCAACGTTGTGGGTCGTCGAGCACGGCGCAGAGCTGGGCGCGAACCCCGCCCGGCTGGCCGTCGCCGGGGATTCCGCGGGCGGCAACATCGCCGCGGCGATCGCCCAGCAGAGCCGCGACGAAGCCGATCGGGGCGCACCGCCGATCGTCTTCCAGCTGTTGTGGTATCCCTCCACGCTGTGGGACCAGTCGCTGCCGTCCTTCGCGGAGAACGCGACCGCGCCGATTCTCGGCACCCGGGCCATCGCGCAGTTCTCCCGTTGGTACGCAGGCGATGTCGACTTGTCCAACCCCCCGGTGCGCATGGCGCCCGGTCGGGCGAAGGATCTGACCGGCCTGCCGGCGGCGTACATCGGCGTCGCCGGCTACGACCCGCTGCGCGACGACGGCATCGCCTACGGCAAGCTGCTGGCCGCCGCGGGCGTGCCCGCCGAGGTGCACAACGCCGAGACGATGGTGCACGGCTATCTCGGCTACGCGGGCGTGGTTCCGGACGCCACGGCCGGGTTGGACCGGGGGCTCGCGGCGTTAAGGAATGCGCTGTACAGGTAA
- a CDS encoding alpha/beta hydrolase: MIEPPLARPGIDPTFKALLDAFTMTFNADDGVELARTRLRQLKVPEEMLPPMRIEDRTVGHGDLTDIPVRIYWPPDTEAPPPVVVFYHGGGFCLGDLDTHDPVARGHALGAEAIVVSVGYRLAPEHPFPAGVNDAWAALQWVGAHAAELGGDPGRIAVAGDSAGGNLAAVTALLARDNDGPALTFQLLWYPVATGDLSLPSHTENAVAPVLDREVIEAFLAWYLPDIDIDGDPKTLPVTVAPANADDLSGLPPAYIGTAGHDPLRDDGSRYAELLSAAGVPVELSNEPTMVHGYASFAMVIPAAAEATERGLRALRKALHP; encoded by the coding sequence ATGATCGAGCCGCCCCTCGCCCGACCGGGTATCGACCCGACCTTCAAAGCGTTGCTCGACGCCTTCACCATGACGTTCAACGCGGACGACGGCGTCGAACTTGCCCGCACCCGGCTACGCCAGCTCAAGGTGCCGGAGGAAATGCTGCCGCCGATGCGGATCGAGGACCGCACGGTCGGCCACGGAGATCTCACCGATATCCCGGTCCGGATCTACTGGCCGCCGGATACCGAGGCTCCCCCACCCGTCGTGGTTTTTTACCACGGCGGCGGTTTTTGTCTGGGTGATTTGGACACCCACGACCCCGTCGCGCGCGGGCACGCGCTCGGCGCCGAGGCCATCGTGGTGTCCGTCGGCTACCGACTCGCACCCGAACACCCGTTTCCGGCCGGCGTGAACGACGCCTGGGCCGCCTTGCAGTGGGTCGGCGCGCACGCCGCCGAGCTGGGCGGTGACCCGGGCCGGATCGCCGTCGCCGGTGATTCCGCGGGCGGCAACCTCGCGGCGGTCACCGCCCTGCTGGCCCGCGACAACGACGGGCCCGCGCTGACGTTCCAGCTGCTGTGGTACCCGGTCGCCACCGGTGACCTGTCGCTGCCCTCGCACACCGAGAACGCCGTCGCGCCGGTGCTGGACCGCGAGGTGATCGAGGCGTTCCTGGCCTGGTATCTGCCCGACATCGACATCGACGGCGATCCCAAGACGTTGCCCGTCACCGTGGCCCCGGCCAACGCCGACGACCTGTCCGGATTGCCACCTGCCTACATCGGGACGGCCGGGCACGATCCGCTGCGCGACGACGGGTCGCGCTACGCGGAGCTGCTCAGCGCCGCGGGGGTGCCCGTCGAGCTGAGCAACGAGCCGACGATGGTGCACGGGTACGCCAGCTTTGCCATGGTGATCCCGGCCGCCGCGGAAGCCACCGAGCGCGGGTTGCGGGCCCTGCGGAAAGCGCTGCACCCGTAA